The sequence AACACTATATTTAGTTACTAATCTGAATGACATGATATGGTAATACAACACTGTATCAGAAATGAATTACAGTGGTCTTCATTACCCAAGCAGACCTGTAGTAAAAAGTGAAGTTGAGCAGGACATGGGAGGCGTTTGACCTTAGTGGTAAGCCTCTACTAGCAGCAGTATGGAAGGCAGGATTTGCTAAGACAGTTCTGTGCTGTTGGCAGACCCTTCTTCATTCCTGTGGTTATCAAGACTGTGTGTAGAATTTAGATCTACTGACAATGCCATGAAGTAGCTGCAGACTTATAATTAGGTATAGAGTAAATGCAGTGTAATTCTTTTTGTTGCAGAGTGCTCATTAAGATTGTATGGCTCCTCCTATAGCAGTTTTGGTTTCAAAACTTCAGACATAAACATAGATATCCAGTTTCCTGCCAGTGTAAGTAAGACCTTTTTATTAAGTACATCTAAGTGGTATTCAATGGTTGTGCCTTTGTATAGATTATAGTTTAAATATAACTTACAGTGTGGTAGTACCACTTTTGTGGGGTAGAACAGAGCTACCACATTAAAATAGTCTTAAAATAACACTCCTTGCTTCATACATCTGTATTGATGAGGAAATATAATACATAGTTGTGTTTtgccacattttctttctgaagacaCTTAAAATGTGTGTACTTCTGGCAGTCCTATGAGACAGGTCATTATTTACCTTGTCTTCTTTGGATTAAATGGCACTTCcatgatcttttttttctgtattgataTATGCACATCAGAGTTTTTGATTGCTAGGTTATTTCTGAGTCATGAAACCATCTTAACATCATTTATCTCTGAAGTAATTTGAATTCTTAATTTATCATGTTAAATGTTTCTATACATCTTTCTGCTtgagcatttaaaagaaattaagtacTGTGAAAAGTTTTTGATTCCATGCTTAAACTTAACATCTGCTGTAGATGATTTGGCAGtctcatatttaaaatttagcATTTCCTTTAGGAAACACAGATGGAAATACAGGgacaattaataattttaagttcATAAAGtgcatataattttaaaaagctattattCCAGTTTTTGATATGAGGCAGACCTATAGTGTCAAGAGGCAATCATATTTGAGCACACTGAAATAGTATCtcttttagtgtttttttccacaaccaggtatgatctttaaggtccttccaaccctaaccattctatggttaGGTTCTACAGTTCTGTGATTTGATAGACGTAAAAATGGCTTTACTTAAAAATACTCCaagatgtgtttcttttcatcAACATAGGCAGAGTTTGTGTTCcttttgatatattttattGATAACCAAGGACTAAACAATTTTTTCTCAGTTgctgttattttgtttctttcttgctgccctctgtggaaggaaaacagaagtggaGTAGGAGtgatgttttactttttttttgagttgtGGGAAATCACCGTTTTCTAGCTATGAAAACAACTTTGTTACTTTTGTTGACAGATGACCCAACCAGACGTTCTCTTACTTGTGCAAGAAAGTCTCCAGAACAGTGGTAAGAAAGAATTGCTGCCTTCTCAATTCTTTTAAACTATTACTGCTTACTGTTGTTGAATTCCACCTCTGTTGAACAGGTAAACCACATGCTACcgtgctatttatttatttatttatttttagaaagacGTGAGGGTTAAAaatactgcaggaaaaaatCCATTGGCAGTACTAACTTAGGTTtatattcagttatttttaaagttccaTTATTTGAGAAATTCCTAGTGAGAAGTTTTCTTCTACATTGTAAGGGAAGATGTCATTAAACAAGGTAGAGTGTGCTCTCTTTGATTCCCCAGGTTGCACTATTAGCCATGTACAGTAGAGAAAGTAGACTAAGCTCTTCTAACATGTGATCAgaaactttttaatatattttcagattGTGGGCTCTTTTCCTATAATTATATGCATTTGCCTGTTAGTGCAGTGAGGCCATGTACAAATGACTGTATGcagacatgttttttttttgggtaaTAAATACAACTCTATGCATTAATACAGGCAAGTAAATgtcaagacttaaaaaaaaaaatgtacttaaaaCAATTTGAGCATATGCATGCAAAACatgaaaagacaggaaaaaactCTGTCCTTTCAAGTGCATATTGCAAAAAGTAAGTTTACTGCTTTCTTGCCTTGTTCTGTGCCTGCAGTTGGATAATCAGACCATGTAGATCTGAGCATGTGTATTGCATGCATACATTTATGGACCTAGATTTTTCTTACTGCTACCCCCACCCCTATTGCATGTGCATCTTCTTGTCTGGTCAAATTACTATTACAGTCTTTGACAAGAGGGATATTGTTCAACCATATTGAAGGAATGAAGACCTAGATTCTATGAAAAGTTAAGATCTTGaatgtgttttgaaaacaagtgATGCTTATATTAATACTGTGCAAAGCCTTTTCCTGTGAGTCAGAAGATTCAGGGACAGAGCACAAGGCTTTTGAAATATTCCAGTGGCAAAAGCaagatgtttttcaaaaaaatcaagTGTCCAAATGGCTGTATACAATCACAAAAACgttctttcagaattttttagtTGGTTATGTACAATTTTTTCATAGTCTCCTTTCCAGTGAACCAGTGAGGTATTAAAAAAGAAGCCCGGTTTGGATCAATGAACTCCACTTGGAGAAAGGACTGCTGTACATAAGTACTGcagtaaataataatattactataaataatatttactgCTGTAAATAAGTACAGACTTCTGTACTTATTTAGTGTTAAGATAAAAATGTAGCAGAATTGCGCTTGGAAATCTATGTAAACagtaagagggaaaaaaaatcgAGAATAGTAAGAAGTTACTACATGATATCTCTAAGCCTGTTGTATACCTATGAAGAGCGTTTCTAGATgaccaggaaaaataaacttggaTATTTTCTGTCTGTCTAGTACTGACATAATGCtctactgttttcatttttcatattaaCGTTGTTTCACAGATGTCATTGGTCTGTCTTTTTTACTGAATTACTATAATGACCTGAATTACTGAAGTCAGCACTTAGCCAAAATATAACTGCTTAATTATGTCTACCGTGTATACGAATTTTGAAAAGTTACGTTTTTTTCTTGAGTATTTTCTTAACAGAAAGTGCTTATCATAGAGTATAGACCATACTCTTCCCATCACAAATGAAAAACTTGCTTTAAAAGAGTGGCAGAATTAATCTATCAGATGTACTGAGTTATTTGTGTCaaaattagtaattttattAAGAAGTTGATGTTCTAGCTGTAGTCTTCCAGCTGCATCCAGTTTAAGATATCTTTTGTCAGCACCATGTTTAACTTggcttcttttttctctttttccccgTAGAATCTTTTACGGAAGTTGATGCAGATTTCCATGCTAGAATACCGGTGGTGGtgtgcagagaaaaacaaaggtcTCGGTTGTCACTTTGTGTGTTCTAATAGTATATAGCAATGTAAATTGTGTACCAACATCTGAAAAATGACGTTTCTGTACTAAATTATTACAGTTCCATGGATCTTGAAACACAAACTAACACTCATGGGCAAGTCATTCCTAGCCTAGAATAAGAGGGTAAGGGTTATTCTATCCTCAGCTGTGTATTTCCCAATCCCTTTAACCATTATGGCTTCCAGCATGTACCCTTACCCTTCCATCTGGGAACTGCTTAAGCAGAAGGTTTCCTTACTTATAGGTAATGTAGATACCATGtttaaattacagatttttgtAAGGGCAAGATCAGCTTGCTTAGCTTCACTGGTATTCTGCAAATCAGTGAAAGACCTTTTGTTTTGCCCATTTAGTGGATATCACTTAAGATTCATGAAACATTCTATAAACACCTACTGGTATAGAAATATTACACGTTATTTGCTGCTACCTTGATCTTTCACTATTTGAAAACGTTTCCTGTGCTGTGGAAACAGCAGGGAAGCTGTTTTCTGATGAATGGGGTATGGGAAGATGTTTTTAATTCATGAGGGAAAttaatactgtaattttttcaatttattttttagttcagTGAATTAATATAATTAGAAACAAGTACTTAAATTTTAATTGTATATGAAAAcacttttacagaaaattacaaTGCATATATTTCAACCTAACCATAAATCAAATTTGTTTTCCATGCTCCTTTTAATGTAGGTATGGTGACTTTGAGATACTATTAAGTCTTTCCTTACAGCCTTCTGCTGTACTGTTTTGTGAGGTGTCATCTGACCTAtggcttttcttaaaaaacctCTAAGATCTTgtactttgtttatttttgggTTTTAGTGGCCTTATTTGTAAAGTGAGCGCAGGGAATGAGAATGCTTGTCTGACAGCAAACCATTTGGCTGCACTTGGAAAACTGGAACCTACTGTAGTACCTTTAGTGATTGCCTTCAGGTACTGGGCAAAGGTAAGAGAAGTTTGTATTGCCCCATCTTTGAATAAATACTGAATGAACATTGATATTACGCTGTTAAGATGGTAGGTATGGTATAGAAAACAGTTGCTGAAACTATCTTTAGAAGAAGAGTTGGGAAAAGGATATTTAATGTTCTTATAAATTGTAAATTTTATACATTATATAATTACATTTGTGTGTTAGAATATTCCAGTAATTTCAAAAGTGGAATTTTAAGGTCCAGTTAGTGGCATACTCTTAAGTATACTGCTCTGTTACCAAACTAGTCAAAGCAATATATATGAAATGTATATGAAATGGAATTACCAGTTTCCCATACACTTAATCCATCATGAAGGAAACGAAATAAAAAGCCGCTTGCTTCCATATGTAGATGGGAaatttttgtgaaataaaataacttgtTCCAGAGCTTTGTGTGCCTGCAATTAAAAtatgatttaagaaaaaaatgctttaaagctTTTGATTTGTACTGTATCTGCATAAAATGAGTTGGTATTTTTGCAGATGTGCTTTATGCTTTATGTTTTGGCAGTTTGCATCCTATAGCTCTTAAACTAAACATTTTATGGTAATAATATGACTCAATAAATACGCAGGCCTTGACAACAAAGTCCATCTCGACAAGACATCAAAGATGTCTGAGTTTCTGTCAGTATTTAGTGTGACAGACTTCTGACCAgtaattaaaagaatattttccacAGATTTGCTTGAAACTGTAATGactgcataatttatttttacagttgtGCTGTGTTGATCATCCTGAAGAGGGAGGCTTGTCACCTTATGTGTTCGCTTTAatggttattttctttctacaacAGAGGAAAGAGCCTTTTCTACCTGTATATTTGGGATCATGGGTATGTATGTTAATACACCAAATAGTGTGTATGAAAGAACTAAACACTTAAAAGTTGCATGTAACATGTCAGCTATTCTGAGCCAAGCAATAAGCCATCCATTTCTGCAGGAATTTAGAAAGACTGAAAGTTCAGCCACACTACACCTAACTTTTGTATGTTTGTCTGTAAGGGTGCAATTCACAATCCTAGTAATTCAGTTAAGTGTTCTGTTGCCCCCTTTGTGAGTAAGGAGAGCTGGCATTCAGTAATGCAATATTGAATGCATTCAATAACAACCTACTATCTAATTTCTTCCAGGGTGTTGAGAACTGCATTCACATAGCTACATTCCAAAACAACGTCTTGGATTTTGAAATCAATTTGTTCAAAATGTAGACCGCAGCTGGGGAGCGCACTGGTGTGGTATCTGCCCAAGAGATCAGACTAGGGTTTGGAGAATGTATTTCTTGGGTTAGAAGCTGAAATGCATCTTAATATTATGAGTTGTATTATGGACACAAATCCAGAATCCAGTTCTCCAGGACACCATTCAGGTGTTATATTCATGGCATTCATGGCCATTTTTGTTCTTACAGCCACCTGCTATATTTAGTGTGTATGTTCCAGTTTTCATAACCAATTACATGGACCTTGCAGTTCGTGGTTTCCTTCAGTACATGACTCGCTTATTCCCAAAGAGTCTTCACACTCTACACTGAGAGAAAAGTCCTACAATATATGACCATATAATATTTATGCTTGTATAAGGTTCTGTGACATTTGGTTACCCTTCCAAAAGCACTGCGTTCCTCAGAGTTTTCTGGAGAGAAGTatggggagaagagagaagcagatTGAGGCATAATCTAGGCATGGAACAGCTGTTTTAAACTTTGTTCAGTTTTAATTGGGCTTGCTGCTATGGAGAGGAAGGATTTAAAGTTCACATGATGGTTAGGTGTATGTTTCttaatctgtttcttttagATTGGAGGattctcagaaaacaaattaagtaattttcatctGAAAGAAGTAGAGAATGGTGCTGTGGTTTGGGAGTATAACCCCATGGATGATTCTGATTTGCCACAAGAAGTTTCCCCAAGCAGGGGCAAGGTCTGAACCATTTAATCTACTTCTGTAGAAGTCTAGCactgctgttttaaaacaaaacatcttctatttctgttttgagtCAATGTTGCAAAACTATGAGCTGAACTAAGAGTTTGCATGACTTCTTGATACCATGCTCATTATGCTTGCCTCTTGGTGCTAAGAACCTAGCAGGAAACCAGGTGTTAATTCAAATGTCTTACATAAGACCCTGGGTTTTGATCTGTCAGGGGACAGACAATATAGTTTATAGAGCCAAAGCTATTTTATCTCAGAATTAGGTTaagcatatgaaaaatatttcctcttagTTTTGAACACTTCTTagctattatttattttgttataagAACTTTGCAGAAACCAGTATTGCTATACGATGGCATGTGACAATGCATGACACAATGCAGCTTAGGTTTTCCTAAAAAATGGGCTGCATAATCCATTCTGTCCCATTAGATTAGATGTGATGTTGGAAATGTATACATTATGGCAAAAACACTTAAGCAATTTCTTATTATGAATTTGTTATATTACTTGCCATTGCTGCAGTCtttaattttgaagtttaaTAATCTGAGTTTACATTATCTGTTccaattttttaattgcagtttttaTTGCGACTGCAGAAGCATAGGAGCAAAtagttttttaatattacattaCAGATTAAATATAAGGAAATGTAACTGCTAAACACCTGCgcattaaatattatttaagcttttcttctgtggCAGGTTCCTTTAGTGTTTGGTTCAGGACAGCAGTGTTCAGCACCTGCTGGTCAGCTCTGGGTAGAACTGCTGCGTTTCTATGCCTTGGAGTTCAACATGGCCGATTCAGTTATTAGCATACGGCTCAAAGAAGCAGTGTCTCGTGAATCAAAGGACTGGCCTAAGAAACGCATTGCTGTGGAAGGTATATAcgtgcatatatatatatatatatatatctcaacAAACTTCAAATAACTGTTCCTTTAATTTTCTAAGGTGCTGTCTTGGCTATTGACATTGTGGGTAGTAACAGAATTTTTCAGTATTGGACTGTGATTCCCAATAATATAGTAGaatgtgttttggaaaaaaataaatttaagtagTATTTCTCAtgggtatttttttcaaggttgTTAAAAGTAAATCTGCGGACTTAAAAATTAACTGCAGCACAATTCCTAGGTCTTACGTTTCTACACAATGTTTTACAGTAACAGTAGCATATTCAAACTTTGTAACaatgtaattttattcttcttttaaaaaagttagcTTCTGCACGGCTGACTCACTTCTTTCTTCTAGACCCATATTCAGTCAAAAGGAATGTGGCAAGAACTCTGAACAGCCAGTTAGTGTATGAGTATATTCTCCACTGCCTAAGAGCAACTTACAAGTATTTTGCCTTGCCTCacaaaaaaagtgcaaaatcaagcaaaaaatCCTCTCCAAATGCTAATAAGGATAAATCCCAAATGCTGAACTATGGAAAAGGTGGTATAAAGCATGAAAACCCTGAACTGAAAAATCTGGATGGTACAACAAACACAGCTGTAGTGGGAGATGATGTAACTGAGACTATAGGTGTGGCTCAGGCACACCAAATGGATCCTTCAAGGCTCTATGATGGCTCAGAAAGCTTCACAGAAGAAGAACTGGCTGATGATATAAGTAATTTAGGAATTGCCCATGATGATTCAGACTGTATAATTGAGGAAGTTATTTCTGGAGATAATGAGGATTTTAAACCAAGTTGTGAAGAGACAGAGAGTGgaaatgaagaggaagaagaagaggaagaacatgaacaacaaaaaagaaggtGGAATAATATTTTGTCTACTGAGCAGGGAATAGATGAAGACAGTGATAGTGGAGATCTTGCTGTTACAGTGAATGAACATGATACAGAGACATGTAGTACTTCAGACTTAGAAGGTTTTCAAAACACTGCACTTACAGAGAGTGATGAGTTTGGTTTAGAGTGCAGTGGTATAATGGATAACAAGATTGACATCGATGAGCAGAGCACTGAAGGTACTGATGAACTGGATGAATCCCCAAAAAAATTCCTATGTTCAGCACAGAGTCAAATGTTGCAAATTATTAACTTGGAtgatgaggaggaagaggaggaagaagcaagtCTTCTAAACCAGAGAGAGCGTGGTGTTAGAAGAGCTGGAGATGACCTAGATAACACGTACACAGGGTCTGGAGATGACGATGCACTGTCAGAAGAAGACTTTTCCATCCCCAATAAATACGAGGACAAACATTTTGAAGTGAGTGTGGAAGGACCTCTGAGGATCAGTTTGAGTCAAGAGGATCTTACTGAGAAGGGACGCCTTTTTGAAGACTACACAGCAACAGAACAGTGTTCGGAATCTGAGCTCTTCTATGAATTCAGTAAACCAGCTTTTACAAAGGGCAAGGTAAGGAAGCTGTATCAGAACATAAACATATTTCTTATGTTCTATTACCAGTTACTTACATGAAAGTGTTTCTCAAATTCATTAAAGCAGTATAGTTTCTAAAACCAATCTTGCGTTCTGTTCTTGCAGTCTCCTACTGTGGTATGTAGCTTGTGCAAACGAGAAGGTCATTTAAAGAGGGATTGTCCAGAAGACTTCAAGAAAATTGAACTTGACCCACTGCCAATGCTAACACCCAAATTTTCAGTTATTCTAGATCAAGTTTGTGTCCAATGTTACCgtaagtttttttcctttgaatattGTTGTGagatagaaaaataattgcaaaaaataaacaaataatcaCAGGCTAATGGTGCTAAAAAGGGGGCTGGTTTATTTGCTGCATGTCATCCACCTCTAGGATTTGTAAGGGCTTTAACAGGACTACAGAGTAGCTTGTGTCTAGATAAATACAAACTGTTAAGGTTTCTCTTCCACACACTGGCTGTCTAATTACTCAATTAGACATCCTAGTGTAATTTCTAAGAGTTAaattttgggtggttttttgaCTGATACTTTTACATTTGTGTCAACTTCGAATTTCATTACTGTTCCttaacttttgttttttagtAAACAAAGACATCAGtgtgctagaaaaaaaaaagaagtcaaaatactgttttgtaaCACTTCTCcacttttgttcttttcagagTGACCCaactttcctcctttctctctcgCCATTTCTGACCAGACAAAATGCATTGTCTGtctaattaatgtttttctttgaacaGGTATTTCTTCTACTTcatctttgctttgtttccttcacATGTGAATCTTCTCTTCCCACCCCTTCCCACTGTAAACCCCTCACTTTTTTCATTTGAATCTTTACTGTTGAGTCTTTTCTGCAGATCAGTTTGCCTGAATTGTTgtcatttgttgtttttgtttgtttgtttgttttttaagatgaCTTTGCTCCAAATATTGTAGAGGATCAGGCTCGGGAACATATAAGACAAAGTCTGGAAAACTTCATTAGACAGGATTTCCCAGGTAATTAGGCAGTTCTAGCTTTGTATTTATACTTTGGTGCCTTTATATgtgttttccaagaaaaactATCATGCCAGCATAATAAACACTTTAATTTTGAACACTTAACCTAGATTGTTGCTCAGCATTGCTATACTTCATTatagtaattttcattttaagtctTTTAAGGCTTTGGTTTAAGTCATTTTTGGCTTAGTCATATATACAACACATTACTAGGAAGGAACAATGGCaagtaaaggagaaaataagGCAGTAGTGGAAGTTTTATAGTTGTTATTTTAGTCTTATTCATTAGACAGACTTGTATCTGCTTTTACAAGCAACAAATCCTTCCTACTGAAACTTACTGGgtttggaatattttaaaatacaggcaCATCATCTGACCTATTTGCAGAACTTAggtatttggggtttttttcgtATGTTTCTGGAGTTCTCAGCTGTACTATCTGGCCTTCAGTTCacagtcttttaaaatcagcaaaagatTTTTTGCCTGGATCCTGGTATATGGACAAATATATCCCTTAGTCTGAAAATCTCTGTAGGGAGTAGTCCTACACATTTTATCAGATTTCAGCTTGGGTCTGCAAGGTGATGATTTAATTATTAGAAAACCTAAGTTGTTTCTGGAACTGTCAGG is a genomic window of Apus apus isolate bApuApu2 chromosome Z, bApuApu2.pri.cur, whole genome shotgun sequence containing:
- the TUT7 gene encoding terminal uridylyltransferase 7 isoform X3 yields the protein MGDAAKHCFAKQNKEQETLHQEELKYSSLQKDCRVMDEYGNGHSNKIDTNPQRKKGTPSHYGSSPRQGPRNVLSSPNLLKITTCSQGAKLNDTQRDQMKKWVSDDHHGPSDSWREYRSVAWMPVYSKSRRGSLHEVEGAGNRNTRRQLQEDLMSEIVPDMQRGSSEMKKLRKPRRSRRTRKDDYDQDEVNGPVIDESVLSEKELLGLRQAEERLKRDCVYRLKKQPRSYPSAKYTCKLCDVLIESVAFAHKHIKEKRHKKSFKEKQEERLLTALPPPTASQIQAIGVAIENVVQQFGLNNEDLEERLNIKTVMENLLQQKLPECSLRLYGSSYSSFGFKTSDINIDIQFPASMTQPDVLLLVQESLQNSESFTEVDADFHARIPVVVCREKQSGLICKVSAGNENACLTANHLAALGKLEPTVVPLVIAFRYWAKLCCVDHPEEGGLSPYVFALMVIFFLQQRKEPFLPVYLGSWIGGFSENKLSNFHLKEVENGAVVWEYNPMDDSDLPQEVSPSRGKVPLVFGSGQQCSAPAGQLWVELLRFYALEFNMADSVISIRLKEAVSRESKDWPKKRIAVEDPYSVKRNVARTLNSQLVYEYILHCLRATYKYFALPHKKSAKSSKKSSPNANKDKSQMLNYGKGGIKHENPELKNLDGTTNTAVVGDDVTETIGVAQAHQMDPSRLYDGSESFTEEELADDISNLGIAHDDSDCIIEEVISGDNEDFKPSCEETESGNEEEEEEEEHEQQKRRWNNILSTEQGIDEDSDSGDLAVTVNEHDTETCSTSDLEGFQNTALTESDEFGLECSGIMDNKIDIDEQSTEGTDELDESPKKFLCSAQSQMLQIINLDDEEEEEEEASLLNQRERGVRRAGDDLDNTYTGSGDDDALSEEDFSIPNKYEDKHFEVSVEGPLRISLSQEDLTEKGRLFEDYTATEQCSESELFYEFSKPAFTKGKSPTVVCSLCKREGHLKRDCPEDFKKIELDPLPMLTPKFSVILDQVCVQCYHDFAPNIVEDQAREHIRQSLENFIRQDFPGTKLNLFGSSKNGFGFKQSDLDICMTMDGRETAEGLDCIRIIEDLAKVLNKQSGLRNVLPITTAKVPIVKFFHVRSGLEVDISLYNTLALHNTRLLSSYAAIDPRVKYLCYTMKVFTKICDIGDASRGSLSSYAYTLMVLYFLQQRNPPVIPVLQEIYKEPKKPEILVDGWNVYFFDKIEELSAVWPDCGKNTESVGQLWLGLLRFYTEEFDFKEHVICIRRKNLLTTFKKQWTSKYIVIEDPFDLNHNLGAGLSRKMTNFIMKAFINGRRVFGTPIKIFPKEYPSKMEYFFDPEVLTEGELAPNDRCCRICGKIGHFMKDCPMRRNFYF